In Candidatus Methylarchaceae archaeon HK02M2, a genomic segment contains:
- a CDS encoding GNAT family N-acetyltransferase yields the protein MNEQMWKTDNKELIIKKLTVSELQALDITEGFTWIKSSGEKGKLELRKIFRKKLKEGAEILVLVEKNKIVGFAIIDNWANMPHPKALNALEIAQPYRGKGFVNILVQRIIKEWHNILALMPSYNSDLVEVDTPIVQVEKKVKKSIAI from the coding sequence GTGAATGAACAAATGTGGAAAACAGACAATAAAGAACTAATAATTAAAAAACTAACGGTCTCAGAACTTCAAGCTCTTGATATAACAGAAGGTTTTACATGGATCAAGTCTTCCGGTGAGAAGGGAAAGTTAGAGCTGAGGAAGATATTCAGAAAAAAGCTAAAAGAAGGAGCTGAAATCTTAGTATTAGTCGAAAAAAATAAAATAGTTGGCTTTGCAATCATAGATAATTGGGCTAACATGCCACACCCTAAAGCTCTCAATGCGTTGGAAATCGCTCAACCCTACAGAGGAAAAGGCTTTGTCAATATTCTTGTGCAAAGAATTATCAAGGAATGGCATAATATCTTAGCTTTAATGCCTTCTTATAACTCAGATTTGGTAGAAGTAGATACACCAATAGTACAAGTAGAAAAAAAGGTAAAAAAGTCTATAGCTATTTAA
- a CDS encoding protoheme IX farnesyltransferase, with protein METTAYWQLIKPRITFAVLSLYILSLFISRSGELKIESLLGALSVFISVAGSNALNSHIDRDIDQIMARTKRRPIPSRKIKARDALVFGILLIFISFILISFLGNLPIFFLFLGLFSYIIVYTLFLKRKSILNVFATAPAIATPVWLGWIIGRGTLDFQGLLMSFLVMLWGPLHLWSLATTFAKDYQKVNIPMLPLMIGRKKAYWLIFILSIALSFTSILMFFLGYYGLVYLIGSSILNTILIFLNISAVFRPTARIGWYIYKFSAPYIGGLFLLAIF; from the coding sequence ATGGAGACTACAGCATACTGGCAGCTTATAAAACCCAGAATCACTTTTGCTGTTCTTTCTCTCTACATTTTATCTCTATTTATAAGTAGATCAGGGGAATTAAAAATAGAAAGTCTATTAGGTGCCCTATCGGTTTTTATATCAGTAGCTGGCTCAAATGCCCTTAACAGTCACATAGATCGAGACATCGATCAAATTATGGCTCGAACAAAGCGTAGACCAATCCCCTCGAGAAAGATAAAAGCAAGAGATGCTCTCGTGTTTGGTATACTATTGATTTTTATCTCGTTTATACTGATTTCCTTTTTAGGCAATCTTCCTATCTTCTTCTTATTTTTAGGTCTATTTAGCTATATTATAGTGTATACGCTATTTCTTAAAAGGAAGAGCATTCTAAATGTTTTTGCCACAGCCCCTGCTATTGCTACTCCTGTATGGTTGGGTTGGATAATCGGTAGAGGAACACTTGATTTCCAAGGATTACTAATGAGTTTCCTTGTAATGCTTTGGGGACCACTTCACCTTTGGAGTTTAGCGACAACTTTCGCTAAGGATTATCAAAAAGTTAATATCCCAATGTTACCTTTAATGATTGGTAGAAAAAAAGCATATTGGCTTATTTTTATATTATCAATCGCCCTTAGTTTTACATCGATTCTAATGTTCTTTCTAGGTTATTATGGATTAGTTTATTTGATTGGTTCAAGTATACTTAATACTATACTTATCTTCTTAAATATAAGTGCCGTTTTTCGTCCTACTGCTCGAATAGGTTGGTATATATATAAATTCTCAGCTCCCTATATAGGCGGATTATTCCTTTTGGCCATTTTTTAA
- a CDS encoding phosphate uptake regulator PhoU, whose protein sequence is MEGRKVQRVGHSSLAVSLPSDWAKKADIKPGDLVFITSQDDGSLKLIPSTLAEKQVKVEEVIVNSKLCEEEGMLERIIVGNYILGRDVIRVVAPLRLNNSHLNEIRGILPKLMGLGIIEETPNQVILQCSIDPTKFPINRAILRLYIISSLMQKEAIKALVDGDLELAREVINRENEADTIYYLILRLLCFMEQEKMTGKKGPSPLMVLDYRVIAQYLERIADWADLIARNLLGIENHINKIDESLINEIEKLNNLASNICYNAITSISKSNIKLANEAVKEYKQIIKPEEERLIEKVLCCEVEAYVACRLRLIIYDIRRIAELGSEIAQIAINRVLEKSSKICEIY, encoded by the coding sequence ATGGAAGGTCGAAAAGTTCAAAGAGTTGGACATTCTTCGTTAGCTGTCTCATTACCAAGTGATTGGGCGAAGAAGGCTGACATTAAACCAGGCGATTTGGTTTTTATCACGTCCCAAGATGACGGCTCTCTGAAGTTGATTCCAAGTACCTTAGCTGAAAAGCAAGTTAAGGTTGAAGAGGTTATCGTTAATTCAAAGTTATGTGAAGAGGAGGGAATGTTAGAAAGGATCATAGTAGGGAATTACATTCTAGGCCGTGACGTGATAAGAGTTGTAGCCCCCTTGCGTTTAAATAATTCCCATCTTAATGAGATACGAGGTATTTTGCCAAAACTTATGGGATTAGGTATTATAGAAGAAACCCCAAATCAAGTCATTCTTCAATGCTCTATAGATCCAACAAAATTCCCGATAAATAGAGCAATCTTAAGATTATACATAATTTCTTCTCTAATGCAAAAGGAAGCTATCAAAGCGCTTGTCGATGGTGATTTAGAGTTAGCAAGGGAAGTAATAAACCGTGAAAATGAGGCAGATACAATTTACTACCTTATACTTCGGCTACTATGTTTTATGGAACAAGAAAAGATGACTGGGAAAAAAGGCCCTAGTCCTTTAATGGTTTTAGATTATAGAGTTATTGCACAATATCTCGAGAGGATTGCTGATTGGGCGGACTTAATCGCAAGAAATTTGCTGGGTATTGAAAATCATATAAATAAAATTGATGAATCGCTAATTAATGAGATCGAGAAATTAAATAATTTAGCCTCTAACATATGTTATAATGCTATAACGAGCATATCAAAAAGCAATATAAAACTTGCCAATGAAGCAGTTAAGGAATATAAGCAGATCATCAAACCTGAAGAAGAAAGATTGATTGAAAAAGTTCTTTGTTGCGAAGTTGAAGCATATGTAGCATGTCGTTTAAGATTAATTATATATGACATTAGAAGGATAGCGGAGTTAGGCTCAGAAATAGCCCAAATAGCAATAAACAGAGTCCTTGAGAAATCGAGTAAGATTTGTGAAATATATTGA